The proteins below are encoded in one region of Cytophagales bacterium:
- a CDS encoding cytochrome c, with amino-acid sequence MMRNKFLLLFCIILGACASPAGEQQGMDRETKLKFDQYMVNGAKVYQTYCANCHQSEGEGLAQLYPPLAKSDYLLANIPRAACIVKNGQFKEIVVNGVTFNQMMPAVPALTNLEIAEVITYISNSWGNEGGFHSVKEVDKWLTECEEE; translated from the coding sequence ATGATGCGAAATAAGTTTCTTTTACTTTTTTGCATCATCCTTGGCGCTTGTGCCAGTCCTGCTGGTGAGCAACAAGGAATGGACCGAGAAACCAAGCTTAAGTTCGATCAGTACATGGTCAACGGCGCCAAAGTTTATCAAACCTATTGTGCCAATTGCCACCAATCTGAGGGTGAAGGACTGGCTCAACTCTATCCACCTTTGGCAAAATCAGATTATCTATTGGCAAACATCCCGAGGGCTGCTTGCATTGTAAAAAATGGTCAATTCAAAGAGATCGTGGTAAATGGAGTCACCTTCAATCAAATGATGCCGGCTGTACCCGCTCTCACCAATCTTGAAATCGCTGAAGTGATCACTTACATTTCCAATTCATGGGGCAATGAAGGAGGCTTCCATTCTGTGAAAGAGGTAGATAAGTGGCTTACGGAGTGCGAGGAGGAGTAA
- a CDS encoding SCO family protein — MKRILQSAILLVILIACGEVKQKYELPIIGRSEVVERDVDGKTIYDTVYHTIDDFRFVNQDSAIVTNATFEDKVYVTDFFFTSCPTICPIMKQQMLRIHEAYKDNPQVALLSHTIDPKYDTVALLKDFSEKLGVSSDKWHFVTGDQDKIYDIGEKSYLSVMAEEEGAPGGYIHSGAIILVDKERRIRSVMDGTVPEQVDVMIADIQRLLDEYDAK, encoded by the coding sequence ATGAAGCGAATTTTACAATCAGCAATCCTCCTGGTGATCCTTATTGCCTGCGGGGAAGTCAAACAAAAATATGAACTGCCAATCATCGGAAGAAGTGAGGTGGTCGAACGGGACGTGGATGGAAAAACCATCTATGATACGGTCTATCATACCATCGATGATTTCAGATTCGTCAATCAGGATTCTGCGATTGTGACCAATGCCACTTTTGAAGATAAGGTTTATGTAACTGATTTCTTTTTCACCTCCTGCCCTACGATCTGCCCGATCATGAAGCAGCAAATGCTAAGAATTCATGAAGCGTACAAAGACAATCCACAAGTTGCGCTGTTGAGTCATACCATCGACCCAAAATATGATACGGTAGCGCTTTTAAAGGACTTTTCTGAAAAACTGGGTGTGAGCAGCGATAAATGGCATTTTGTTACTGGAGATCAGGACAAAATTTATGATATCGGAGAGAAAAGTTATTTGTCAGTGATGGCCGAGGAAGAAGGCGCTCCCGGAGGCTATATTCATAGTGGCGCCATCATTCTGGTCGACAAAGAACGCAGGATTCGTTCCGTGATGGACGGTACTGTTCCAGAGCAAGTAGATGTGATGATCGCAGATATCCAACGGTTATTAGATGAGTATGATGCGAAATAA
- a CDS encoding CopD family protein: MDYLSLKALHIIFVVTWFAGLFYIVRLFIYQTEALAKQEPDRSILHDQLSKMARLLWFVIAWPSAIITLIFGVSLLVAQPQWLKMPFMHIKLTFVLVLYLYHLGCHRVYKQLQNGIAKYSSTQLRVWNEIATIILVAVVFLIVKKDQISWVWGTLGIISFAIILMAAVRIYKKIREGKASNS; the protein is encoded by the coding sequence ATGGATTATCTCTCGCTAAAAGCACTGCATATCATCTTCGTTGTAACATGGTTTGCAGGACTTTTCTACATCGTCAGGCTGTTTATTTACCAGACAGAAGCTTTGGCAAAACAGGAACCTGATCGGAGTATTTTACACGATCAGCTTTCCAAAATGGCACGGCTTCTATGGTTCGTTATTGCCTGGCCTTCTGCGATTATAACACTTATTTTCGGAGTAAGCCTACTTGTTGCGCAACCTCAATGGCTAAAAATGCCTTTCATGCACATCAAACTAACGTTTGTACTGGTACTGTATCTTTATCATTTAGGTTGCCACAGGGTCTACAAACAATTACAAAATGGCATCGCAAAATACTCCTCGACACAGCTGAGAGTATGGAATGAAATTGCCACGATCATTCTTGTTGCTGTCGTGTTTCTGATCGTGAAAAAAGATCAGATTAGTTGGGTTTGGGGCACATTGGGTATAATTTCGTTTGCGATTATTCTTATGGCTGCCGTAAGAATTTACAAGAAAATAAGAGAAGGAAAGGCGTCCAATTCATGA